The sequence ACTTCTTCACACATTTGCTTAAGCACCGGTGCTGGATGCTCCACAATTTTACGTATTGCCAATTCAATTCCTCTTTTCACTTTAATAAATAGACACTGGTTCAACGTCAACGGTCATTATTAAACCTGCTTTAATCCAGTCTGTGCGGTAGTATTTAATGAGCTGTTGCAGCGTTTCTGTCAACTTTGGCTCTTTTTTGTATTTTATCAAACATTGGTAACGATATCTATTATTGACACGGCTAATGGCAGCCGCGGTTGGACCGATAATGACGGTGTTTGGCGATAAGTTCCCTTTTAGGAACCTAGCCCCCTTATCCGCAAAGTCAGCTACTTTCAGCAAATCTTCATGCGTGAACTGGACAAGTGTAAAAAAATAAAAGGGCGGGTAGCCATATTGCTTCCTTGCCGCCATCTCCAAATGATAAAAGGGTTCGTAGTGTTGGGCTTTTGCCAACTCGATAGCGTAATGCTCTGGAGAATACGTTTGAATAAAAACCTCTCCAGGCAATTCATGGCGACCTGCTCGTCCACTCACTTGCGTCATGAGCTGAAATGTCTTTTCCGCAGCACGGAAATCGGCTAAATGTAGCGTCGTATCAGCCGCCAGTACACCAACTAAAGTAATATTCGGGAAATCGAGCCCCTTGGCAATCATTTGCGTCCCGAGTAAAATATCCGCCTGTCCTTCACTGAATTGCCTTAACAACCGTTCATGAGATCCTTTTTGCCTTGTCGTATCAACATCCATCCGAATGACACGTGCTTCTGGAAATAGTTTCGCAATTTCTTCTTGCGCTTTTTGTGTACCAGTCCCAAAAAATCGGATATGATCACTTTTACATTGTGGACATTCAAGGGGTACATGCTCCTCATGGCCACAGTAATGGCATTTCAGCCGTTCATTCGCACGATGATAGGTCAGCGATATATCACAGTTCGGACATTCCACAACAGTTCCACAGTCCCTACATAACACGAAGGAAGAAAACCCCCGCTTATTGAGGAATAAAACCGTCTGTTCCCCTCTCGCCAAGCGAATACGAACCGCTTCCGCCAATGGCAATGAAAACATCGAGCGGTTGCCATTTTTTAATTCGTCTCGCATATCGACGACTGTTACCGCAGGAAGTTCCTGGTCTTTTGCTCGTCTAGTCAACGTCAGCAATGTATAGACACCTTTCGATGCCCGCGCATAGGATTCCAATGACGGTGTCGCACTTCCTAAAATAACCGGACAGCCAAAGTATTCCGACCGCTTAATGGCGACATCTCGCGCATGGTAACGTGGTGTATCTTCTTGCTTATAGGTCGATTCATGCTCTTCATCGAGAATAATGATACCGATATTTTCAAACGGAGCAAATATCGCCGATCTTGCGCCAACGACAACCTTGACTTCGCCTCGTTGAATTTTGCGCCACTCATCGTATTTCTCCCCAGCAGATAATCCACTATGCATCACTGCAACAAGCGGTCCGAAACGTTCTTTAAAACGCGATGTCATTTGTGGTGTCAAGGAGATTTCCGGGACAAGAACGATTGCTTCCTGGCCTTTATCCAACACATGCTTAATAGCTCGTAAATAGATTTCCGTTTTTCCACTGCCTGTGATGCCGTGTAGAAGGAACGTCTCGGCTTTTTGCTGATCTGTAGTATTTCTAATCGCCTCAAGCGCAATACGTTGCTCTTCGGTCAGTTCCACAGGAATAGCTGTATCTTTCAACTGTGGTGCTTCCGGCTCCCGGTATACTTCAGCGTATTCTTCTGAAGCAGCCCCTCTTTCAATAACCGCT comes from Sporosarcina sp. FSL K6-3457 and encodes:
- the priA gene encoding primosomal protein N'; translation: MIAEIIVDVSAYPIDRPFDYLVPDTMVAVIEAGIRVKVPFGPRKVLGYVTALKEESGLDVAKLKPIDELIDLEPVISAELLDLSRWLATQTLAYEIDALQVMLPAAMRAKYEKFIVVEAPERIEDEDFRQFLAGRQRVSLKEADQLGLLKTVKHYAEQGIITVDTTVNQKTAVKKVRMIQIASDETLQTVLDTISANAKKQIELLHWMKDHAGQVILAKQLMEQSGIQPAVLKAVIERGAASEEYAEVYREPEAPQLKDTAIPVELTEEQRIALEAIRNTTDQQKAETFLLHGITGSGKTEIYLRAIKHVLDKGQEAIVLVPEISLTPQMTSRFKERFGPLVAVMHSGLSAGEKYDEWRKIQRGEVKVVVGARSAIFAPFENIGIIILDEEHESTYKQEDTPRYHARDVAIKRSEYFGCPVILGSATPSLESYARASKGVYTLLTLTRRAKDQELPAVTVVDMRDELKNGNRSMFSLPLAEAVRIRLARGEQTVLFLNKRGFSSFVLCRDCGTVVECPNCDISLTYHRANERLKCHYCGHEEHVPLECPQCKSDHIRFFGTGTQKAQEEIAKLFPEARVIRMDVDTTRQKGSHERLLRQFSEGQADILLGTQMIAKGLDFPNITLVGVLAADTTLHLADFRAAEKTFQLMTQVSGRAGRHELPGEVFIQTYSPEHYAIELAKAQHYEPFYHLEMAARKQYGYPPFYFFTLVQFTHEDLLKVADFADKGARFLKGNLSPNTVIIGPTAAAISRVNNRYRYQCLIKYKKEPKLTETLQQLIKYYRTDWIKAGLIMTVDVEPVSIY